The following nucleotide sequence is from Azoarcus sp. CIB.
GAGCTGACCGCGCAGCTCAACAAGGCCCTCACGGCCATCCGCGCCAACGGCAAGTACGAAGAGATCCGCAAGAAGTACTTCCCGATGGACATCTACGGCAACTGATCATTGCCCTGAAGACAAGCGCCGGATTGCTTTCGCAAGCGGCGCTTTTTCTTTTCCCGTTTCCCCGGAGTCCGTGAGTAATGGATGCCCTGATCGAATACTCCCCCAGCCTTCTCGGCGGCGCGTGGGTCACCCTGAAGGTGGCGCTGCTGTCGCTGGTGCTGGCGGTCGCGACCGGCCTGCTCGGTGCGGCGTTCAAGCTGTCCGACTTCCTGCCGCTGCGCCTGTGGACCATGCTCTACACGACGATCGTGCGCGGCGTGCCTGACCTGGTGATGATGCTGCTGGTGTTTTACGGCGGCCAGCTGCTGCTCAACGAGGTCGTCGACTACTTCGAGTGGGAGTTCATCGAGATCAACCCCTTCGTCGCCGGCGTGCTGACGATCGGCTTCATCTTCGGCGCCTATTTCACCGAGACTTTCCGCGGCGCCTTCCTCGCCGTGTCCGCCGGCCAGCTCGAAGCCGGCCGCGCCTACGGCATGACCGGCTGGCAGGTGTTCCGGCGGATCATGTTTCCGCAAATGTTGCGCTATGCGCTGCCCGGCATCGGCAACAACTGGCTCGTGCTGCTGAAGAGCACCGCGATCGTGTCGATGATCGGCCTGTCCGACATGACCTCGCTCGCCGACCAGGCGGGGCGCTCCACGCACCAGCCCTTCACCTTCTATCTCGCCGTCTGCGCTTTGTACCTGGCGATGACCGCGGTGTCGGGCTACGTCCTCAACCGGCTGACGACCCGCTACAACGTCGGCGTCCGCGAAGCCAACGTCTGAGGGAGCTGGAGTCATCATGGAACTGTTCGATTTCCAGGTCATCACCACCAGCCTGCCGGAGTTCTGGCGCGGCCTGCTGATGACGTTGCAGCTCACCGGCATCGCGCTGCTGTGCGGCTTCGCCGCCGCCGTGCCGCTCGCCGTGGCGCGCGTGTCGAAGAACCGCTGGATCAGCGGCCCGGTCGCCGCCTACACCTACTTCTTCCGCGGCACGCCGATGCTCGTGCAACTGCTGCTGATCTACTACGGCGCCGGCCAGTGGCAATGGATGCAGGCGGCGTGGGAGGCGGGCAACCCCTTGTGGCTGCCGTTCCGCGAACCCTTCTTCTGCGCGCTGGTGGCCTTCGGCCTCAACACCTGCGCCTACACGATCGAGATCATCGCCGGTGCCATGCGCAACACGCCGCATGGCGAGATCGAGGCAGCCAAGGCGATGGGCATGAGCCGTTTCAAGGCGCTGCAGCGCATCGTGCTGCCGTCGGCGTTGCGCCGCATGCTGCCCTCGTACAGCAACGAGGTGATCCTGATGCTGCAGGGTTCGGCGATCGCCAGCGCGGTGACTCTCGTCGACATCACCGGCGCCGCGCGCAACGTGTATTCGCGCCATTTCGCACCCTTCGAGGCCTTCGTCTTCGCGGGTCTCGTCTACCTCGTGCTCACCTTCCTGCTGGTGGGCATGTTCAAGTACGCCGAAGGCCGCTGGCTCGCCCATCTCGCACCACGCAAGGCCACGAAGCGCAAGGAGGCAGCATAATGAACCACGCCGCGACTTTCGAACGGATCAGCGTCGGTGACCCGCATAACTCCCTCGGCCTGCACGAGGCGCCCGGGGATGCGCTCAACGACGTGCGCTCCGCCGTCACGCAAGGAACCGCAATGAATCAGACTGCCACCGTCGAACAGGTCCGCGTCGAGGATCTGCACAAGTCCTACGGCGACAACGAGGTGCTGAAGGGCGTATCGCTGTCGGCGAGTTCCGGCGACGTCATCAGCATCATCGGCTCGTCCGGCTCGGGCAAGAGCACCTGGCTGCGCTGCATCAACTTCCTCGAAAACCCCACCTCCGGCCGCATCACGGTTGGCGGCAAGGAGGTAGGGCTGGTGCGCAACCGCAAGGGCGACCTCGTCGTCGCCGACCCGAAACAGCTGCAGCTGATCCGCACCCGCCTGTCGATGGTGTTCCAGCACTTCAACCTGTGGAGCCACATGACGGTGCTGGAGAACGTCATCGAGGCGCCGATCCACGTGCTGGGCCTCCCCAAGGCGGAGGCGCTGGAGCGCGCCGAGCGCTACCTCGAGCGCGTGGGCGTGTGGAATCTCCGCAATGCCTATCCGGCCCACATGTCCGGCGGCCAACAACAGCGCGTCGCGATCGCCCGCGCGCTGGCGATGGAGCCTTCCGTGCTGCTGTTCGACGAGCCGACCTCGGCGCTCGATCCGGAACTCGTCGGTGAGGTGCTGAAGGTCATGCGCTCGCTCGCCGAAGAGGGGCGCACCATGCTTGTCGTCACGCACGAGATGGGCTTCGCGCGCGAAGTCTCCAACCACGTGATCTTCGTCCACCGCGGGCGCGTGGAGGAGCAGGGCAATCCCAAGGAAGTGCTGGTGCGCCCGCAGAGCGAGCGGCTGCAGCAGTTCCTG
It contains:
- a CDS encoding ABC transporter permease; this translates as MDALIEYSPSLLGGAWVTLKVALLSLVLAVATGLLGAAFKLSDFLPLRLWTMLYTTIVRGVPDLVMMLLVFYGGQLLLNEVVDYFEWEFIEINPFVAGVLTIGFIFGAYFTETFRGAFLAVSAGQLEAGRAYGMTGWQVFRRIMFPQMLRYALPGIGNNWLVLLKSTAIVSMIGLSDMTSLADQAGRSTHQPFTFYLAVCALYLAMTAVSGYVLNRLTTRYNVGVREANV
- a CDS encoding ABC transporter permease is translated as MELFDFQVITTSLPEFWRGLLMTLQLTGIALLCGFAAAVPLAVARVSKNRWISGPVAAYTYFFRGTPMLVQLLLIYYGAGQWQWMQAAWEAGNPLWLPFREPFFCALVAFGLNTCAYTIEIIAGAMRNTPHGEIEAAKAMGMSRFKALQRIVLPSALRRMLPSYSNEVILMLQGSAIASAVTLVDITGAARNVYSRHFAPFEAFVFAGLVYLVLTFLLVGMFKYAEGRWLAHLAPRKATKRKEAA
- a CDS encoding ATP-binding cassette domain-containing protein, which translates into the protein MNQTATVEQVRVEDLHKSYGDNEVLKGVSLSASSGDVISIIGSSGSGKSTWLRCINFLENPTSGRITVGGKEVGLVRNRKGDLVVADPKQLQLIRTRLSMVFQHFNLWSHMTVLENVIEAPIHVLGLPKAEALERAERYLERVGVWNLRNAYPAHMSGGQQQRVAIARALAMEPSVLLFDEPTSALDPELVGEVLKVMRSLAEEGRTMLVVTHEMGFAREVSNHVIFVHRGRVEEQGNPKEVLVRPQSERLQQFLSGNLK